Sequence from the Saccharopolyspora pogona genome:
CCATCGGCGCGGAGGCGCAGGTGGAGGACGGCGAGTCCACGTGGGGCCTGCAGGCGGTGCGCGCCGACCACGCGCAGGCCACCGGCAAGGGCGTCCGGGTCGCGGTGCTCGACACCGGCCTGGATCTCAAGCACCCCGACTTCGCCGACCGGGACATCGTCGCCGGGTCCTTCGTGGAGGGCCAGGACGTGCAGGACGGCCACGGGCACGGCACGCACGTGATCGGCACCTCCTGCGGTCCGCGGACCTTGCAGGGCGGCCCCGGCTACGGCATCGCTTCGGAGGCCAGCATCTACGCGGGCAAGGTGCTCGGCGACGACGGCTCCGGAACCGACAGCGGCATCCTCTCCGGCATCGAGTGGGCGATCTCCAACGGAGCCGCCGTGGTGTCGATGTCGCTCGGCGCGCCGACGCAGCCCGGCGAACCGTTCTCCGCGGCCTTCGAGCGGGTCGCCCAGCGCGCTATGGAGCGCGGCACGCTGGTCATCGCCGCGGCCGGCAACGAGAGCCAGCGTTCCGCCGGGGTGGTCGCGCCGGTCGGCCACCCGGCGAACTGCCCGTCGATCCTGGCGGTCGGCGCGATCGACTCGCAGCTGCAGATCGCGGACTTCTCCAGCGGCACCGTCGACGAGATCGGCCAGGTGGATCTGGTCGGCCCCGGCGTCGACGTCTACTCCAGCTGGCCGGGGGCGGAGCGCTACCGCAAGCTCAGCGGCACCAGCATGGCCACCCCACACGTCGCCGGTGTCGCTGCGCTGTACGCGCAGCAGTATCCAGAGCGAGCGTGGGGCCTGTGGGCGCGGCTGTCGCAGGCCGCACGTCGGCTGCCGCTCGCATCGACCGACGTCGGTGCGGGCGTGGTCCAGGCGCCGTAGCTGCCGGGGTCGCCGCGCGGTCAGTCATCATCGATGGCCCGCGCGGCGACCTTCGCGCAGTTGCCGAGGTCTTCGGCGGCGGCCGCGGCCTGGTCGAGCGCGACGTGCACCGCCGACGGCTCGGCGGCGTTCGGCATCTCGTAGCTGGAGGCCAGCAAGTCGAGCTGCCGGGCAAGCCGGGCCCCCGCCGCGGTGACGGCCAGCAACGCTTCCCGCGCCGCGGTGATTTCGGCCGGTGTCCTGGCTTGGCGGGCGCTCCGTTCCAACTTGCCGCTGGCCTGCGCGATCGCTTCGGCGGTCGCGTTGATGTCCTGCCAGCGCGACGGCGTTCCGCTCTCCATCTGGTCGCCCCCCACAAGCACCGGTATCGGCGCACTATCAGCAGTTTCCGTCCCTGGCCGGGCGGTTGAACCGCGCCCGCCGCCGCATTCACCCACCCGAACGGCGGGAACCCGCGTTCGGCAGCTCGGCATTCGCGCTCAGCTCCGCTGCAGGGCCCGCTCCAGCTCCGCCTTGGTCATCCTCGAGCGGCCCTTGATGTCGGCGCGCTGCGCGTCCGCGTAGAGCTGTTGCTTGGTTCGACCGCCCGGCCCGGAGCCGGATCCGGAGCGCAATCCACCGCGCCGTTGCGGGG
This genomic interval carries:
- a CDS encoding S8 family peptidase; the encoded protein is MTTSEESSTGRYLVLLEDNSTIIGTRELTRLTGIRCANTADAAGAAPGELFRGAGGIVLHQLGIALISADPDQAAALERASRETSPIAAFEQERRVFAIGAEAQVEDGESTWGLQAVRADHAQATGKGVRVAVLDTGLDLKHPDFADRDIVAGSFVEGQDVQDGHGHGTHVIGTSCGPRTLQGGPGYGIASEASIYAGKVLGDDGSGTDSGILSGIEWAISNGAAVVSMSLGAPTQPGEPFSAAFERVAQRAMERGTLVIAAAGNESQRSAGVVAPVGHPANCPSILAVGAIDSQLQIADFSSGTVDEIGQVDLVGPGVDVYSSWPGAERYRKLSGTSMATPHVAGVAALYAQQYPERAWGLWARLSQAARRLPLASTDVGAGVVQAP